GGTCCGCCGAAGCCGCCAAGCCGCATCTCGCCACGAATCGCGGCCGGGCGGCGCGTAAGGCCCGCGAGCGATGTCACCGGCCTATAGCCCGCGTCGCACAGGAGGCTCGCCATGTCGCGCGCTTCCGCCGTTCCGCCCAGAATCAGCACCTTGCCTTTCGCTTCAGCCATAAGCCGATTGTATTATCCGGGATTTCGGGCCAACAACATCCAATGGACAAACCATCCAAAATCAAGGCCGACGGAACGGCACATTCGGGGTTCGCGCGCCTCGATTCCGAGCCCTTCCCCGCCTTCGAGCCGGGCTGGGTGTGGCTGGTCGGAGCCGGTCCAGGGGCGCCGGGCCTCATGTCGCTTCTTTGTTATCATGCGCTGCAGTCGAGTGATGTCGTCGTCTATGACGCGCTGGTCAATCCCGACATTCTTAAATGGGTCAGGCCCGGCACGGCCCTCGAATATGCCGGCAAGCGGGGCGGCAAGCCCTCGGCCCAGCAGCGCGATATTACCCTGCGGCTGATCGAGCTGGCGGAAGCCGGCAAGCGGGTCCTGCGCCTGAAGGGAGGCGATCCCTTCATGTTCGGCCGCGGCGGCGAGGAATGCCAGCACCTGGTCAAGGCCGGCATTCCCTTCCGCATCGTGCCGGGCATTACCGCCGGCATCGGCGGACTCGCTTATGCCGGCCTCCCCGCCACCCATCGCGACACCAATCATTCGGTGATCTTCCTCACCGGCCATGACGCATCGGGCAAGATGCCGGCCAATGTGAACTGGCAGGCGGTCGCCACCGCCTCGCCAGTCATCGTGATGTATATGGCGGTCAAGAACCTGGACGAGATCGCCGATGCGCTCATCGCCGGCGGCCGCGACCCGGACGATACCGTCACGATCATCTCCCACGCGACGCTGCCCGGGCAATCAGTCGCCCACACGACGCTGGGCGCGGTGCGCGCTTTCCTGGCAAGCGCCGAACCCGCCACACCGGCCATTGTCGTGCTGGGGCCGATCGCCGAATGGCGTGAAGTCCTCGACTGGTATCAGGGGGCGCTCAGGGAGAATCCGGTTGGCTGACGGGCTGGTCATTGCGGCGCCCGCCTCCGGCAGCGGTAAGACGCTGGTGACGCTGGCGCTGCTGCGCGACCTTACCCGGCGAGGCATCAAGGTCGCCTCGGCGAAAGTCGGCCCTGATTACATCGACCCGCGCTTCCATGAAGCGGCGACCGGACACGCCTGCTTCAATCTCGATGGCTGGGCGATGAGTTCCGAGCTCGTCGCAAGCCTCGCCGCCGAGATCGGCAGCGGCGCCTCGCTGACCCTCATCGAGGGCGTGATGGGACTTTTCGACGGCCCGGAAACCGGGCGCGGCTCGACTGCCGATCTCGCCGAGGATCTCGGGCTTCCCATCGTGCTCGTCGTCGATTGCAG
This genomic stretch from Nordella sp. HKS 07 harbors:
- the cobA gene encoding uroporphyrinogen-III C-methyltransferase; the protein is MDKPSKIKADGTAHSGFARLDSEPFPAFEPGWVWLVGAGPGAPGLMSLLCYHALQSSDVVVYDALVNPDILKWVRPGTALEYAGKRGGKPSAQQRDITLRLIELAEAGKRVLRLKGGDPFMFGRGGEECQHLVKAGIPFRIVPGITAGIGGLAYAGLPATHRDTNHSVIFLTGHDASGKMPANVNWQAVATASPVIVMYMAVKNLDEIADALIAGGRDPDDTVTIISHATLPGQSVAHTTLGAVRAFLASAEPATPAIVVLGPIAEWREVLDWYQGALRENPVG